A single region of the Lepus europaeus isolate LE1 chromosome 1, mLepTim1.pri, whole genome shotgun sequence genome encodes:
- the STRA8 gene encoding stimulated by retinoic acid gene 8 protein homolog isoform X2, protein MEAPGEGSSPSAIVTPQAPVLPLETRVARRRLSQARHRATLAGLFSSLRKVVYSQSDLTASKWQVLNQAKNHIQELEHTLDSLLKQKNSFNLKDEHASTLEEVKEEYARIYSANDSFAQNGSFLWYLSFYKQTMDLLTVNGIIAPQDVTLPVVSAAISHLWQTFSEERKASILQAWMQKQSDLPGPQGAYQGLLCVKDSGVDSQEATFSLISTPEEILFEDVFDLANFLDNNEAPNAYSPSSVLDGYNPADAGEKFQLYVQIIDFFKGLCGANTEIKQEQDHSVDDDVHMLRCMETFDDDDL, encoded by the exons ATGGAGGCCCCCGGAGAAGGCAGCAGCCCCAGTGCCATAGTGACACCCCAGGCACCGGTGCTGCCGCTGGAGACTCGAGTGGCCCGGAGACGCCTGTCCCAGGCCCGCCACCGAGCCACCCTGGCGGGACTGTTCAGCAGCCTCAGGAAGGTGGTTTACTCCCAGTCTGACCTCACAGCCTCTAAG TGGCAGGTCCTGAATCAGGCGAAGAATCATATTCAGGAACTGGAGCACACCCTGGACAGTTTGCTGAAGCAGAAAA ACTCCTTCAACCTGAAGGACGAGCACGCAAGCACCTTAGAGGAGGTCAAGGAAGAATATGCCAGGATATACTCTGCAAATGACAG CTTTGCTCAGAATGGCTCCTTTCTCTG GTATCTCAGCTTTTACAAGCAGACCATGGACCTGCTGACCGTGAACGGGATCATCGCCCCTCAGGACGTGACACTGCCCGTGGTCTCCGCTGCCATCTCCCACCTGTGGCAGACCTTCTCCGAGGAGAGGAAGGCCAGCATCCTGCAGGCCTGGATGCAGAAGCAGAGTGATCTCCCGGGCCCACAGGGGGCCTACCAGGGGCTGCTCTGTGTCAAGGACAGTGGAGTGGACAGCCAGGAGGCCACCTTCTCCCTGATCTCCACCCCGGAGGAG ATCCTTTTTGAAGACGTCTTTGATCTGGCAAACTTCCTGGACAACAATGAGGCTCCAAATGCATACAGCCCCAG tTCAGTGCTTGACGGCTACAACCCAGCCGATGCCGGGGAGAAGTTTCAGCTCTACGTGCAGATCATCGACTTTTTTAAAGGCCTCTGTGGTGCTAACACCGAGATAAAACAG
- the STRA8 gene encoding stimulated by retinoic acid gene 8 protein homolog isoform X1 yields MEAPGEGSSPSAIVTPQAPVLPLETRVARRRLSQARHRATLAGLFSSLRKVVYSQSDLTASKWQVLNQAKNHIQELEHTLDSLLKQKNSFNLKDEHASTLEEVKEEYARIYSANDSLVPNSFAQNGSFLWCPTEVAGKDVKEEEAVDEEDQEEEEEEEEEEEEKGEEEEEEEEKKVEFLHPPDTVSPDLMEFERYLSFYKQTMDLLTVNGIIAPQDVTLPVVSAAISHLWQTFSEERKASILQAWMQKQSDLPGPQGAYQGLLCVKDSGVDSQEATFSLISTPEEILFEDVFDLANFLDNNEAPNAYSPSSVLDGYNPADAGEKFQLYVQIIDFFKGLCGANTEIKQEQDHSVDDDVHMLRCMETFDDDDL; encoded by the exons ATGGAGGCCCCCGGAGAAGGCAGCAGCCCCAGTGCCATAGTGACACCCCAGGCACCGGTGCTGCCGCTGGAGACTCGAGTGGCCCGGAGACGCCTGTCCCAGGCCCGCCACCGAGCCACCCTGGCGGGACTGTTCAGCAGCCTCAGGAAGGTGGTTTACTCCCAGTCTGACCTCACAGCCTCTAAG TGGCAGGTCCTGAATCAGGCGAAGAATCATATTCAGGAACTGGAGCACACCCTGGACAGTTTGCTGAAGCAGAAAA ACTCCTTCAACCTGAAGGACGAGCACGCAAGCACCTTAGAGGAGGTCAAGGAAGAATATGCCAGGATATACTCTGCAAATGACAG CCTGGTCCCAAACAGCTTTGCTCAGAATGGCTCCTTTCTCTGGTGCCCAACTGAGGTAGCCGGGAAAGATGTTAAAGAGGAGGAAGCAGTGGACGAAGAGGaccaagaggaggaggaggaggaggaagaagaagaagaagagaagggagaagaagaggaggaagaggaggagaaaaaagtGGAGTTCTTGCACCCCCCTGACACCGTGTCTCCAGATCTCATGGAATTTGAACG GTATCTCAGCTTTTACAAGCAGACCATGGACCTGCTGACCGTGAACGGGATCATCGCCCCTCAGGACGTGACACTGCCCGTGGTCTCCGCTGCCATCTCCCACCTGTGGCAGACCTTCTCCGAGGAGAGGAAGGCCAGCATCCTGCAGGCCTGGATGCAGAAGCAGAGTGATCTCCCGGGCCCACAGGGGGCCTACCAGGGGCTGCTCTGTGTCAAGGACAGTGGAGTGGACAGCCAGGAGGCCACCTTCTCCCTGATCTCCACCCCGGAGGAG ATCCTTTTTGAAGACGTCTTTGATCTGGCAAACTTCCTGGACAACAATGAGGCTCCAAATGCATACAGCCCCAG tTCAGTGCTTGACGGCTACAACCCAGCCGATGCCGGGGAGAAGTTTCAGCTCTACGTGCAGATCATCGACTTTTTTAAAGGCCTCTGTGGTGCTAACACCGAGATAAAACAG